A stretch of Paenibacillus mucilaginosus 3016 DNA encodes these proteins:
- a CDS encoding ArsR/SmtB family transcription factor — MDPIEIFKALSNESRLQILHWLKEPEKHFKPHEGIDMRKTGVCVSQVTEKLHMTQSTASQYLSILQRAGLIKTERIGKFTYYTRDEEKIREIGDFLNNEI, encoded by the coding sequence ATGGATCCTATCGAAATTTTCAAAGCGCTGTCCAACGAGTCGCGGCTTCAAATTCTGCATTGGTTAAAGGAACCCGAAAAACATTTTAAACCCCACGAAGGGATTGATATGAGAAAGACAGGGGTATGCGTCAGCCAGGTCACGGAGAAGCTCCATATGACCCAATCCACCGCGTCCCAATATTTGTCCATCCTCCAACGGGCCGGGCTGATCAAGACGGAGCGGATCGGCAAATTCACCTACTATACCAGGGACGAGGAGAAGATCCGCGAGATCGGCGATTTCTTGAACAATGAGATCTAA
- a CDS encoding MFS transporter gives MSSTWRVYVLALVSFLVGTSEYVISGIMDKISGTMGISITAAGQLVTIFSFVYAVCTPILMALTAKVDRKKLLLGSLGLFVLANLLSFALPQFELFLLARVIMALGAGMVVVTALDIAAKIAPAGKQAGSIATVIMGFTASLIIGVPIGRTAAAALGWQSIFGFIALAGLAAMLVLSRTIPRVQGDAPVPLGRQLQLLRNRKVALGLSITFFWLGGYSIAYTYISPYLLQAAGMEERLLSGALLAFGVASLFGSKWGGYSTDKWGVSSTLLGGMVLHAAALVMLSVTTALSPGPFPVMAILVLWSFAAWSSGPTQQFNLVRIEPNYSGIMLGLNQSMMQLAMAAGAGIGGIAVELVSLSLITWLAVIGVVIAILASLVLNSMFNEKAVQSSSHIRKPSSQS, from the coding sequence GTGTCGAGTACGTGGAGGGTGTACGTTTTGGCGTTGGTCAGTTTTCTGGTGGGAACTTCGGAGTATGTGATTTCGGGCATCATGGATAAAATCTCGGGAACCATGGGCATCTCGATTACCGCGGCGGGGCAGCTTGTGACGATCTTTTCCTTCGTGTATGCGGTTTGCACTCCGATCCTGATGGCCCTGACGGCTAAGGTGGACAGAAAGAAGCTTCTGCTTGGCTCGCTGGGTCTGTTCGTGCTGGCCAATCTGCTGTCCTTCGCTCTGCCGCAGTTTGAGCTGTTCCTCCTCGCCCGCGTGATCATGGCTCTGGGGGCCGGTATGGTCGTTGTGACAGCCCTGGATATCGCGGCCAAGATTGCTCCTGCCGGGAAGCAGGCCGGTTCGATCGCAACGGTGATCATGGGGTTTACGGCGTCCCTGATTATCGGGGTTCCCATCGGCCGTACGGCGGCTGCGGCATTGGGCTGGCAGTCCATATTCGGCTTCATTGCGCTGGCCGGACTTGCCGCGATGCTGGTGCTGTCCCGGACGATTCCGCGCGTACAGGGGGATGCCCCGGTTCCCCTGGGCCGGCAGCTGCAGCTGCTAAGAAACCGTAAGGTGGCGCTGGGCTTATCCATTACTTTCTTCTGGCTGGGCGGGTATTCGATTGCCTATACCTACATCTCGCCTTATCTGCTCCAAGCGGCAGGGATGGAGGAGCGGCTGCTGAGCGGGGCTCTGCTCGCCTTCGGTGTGGCCAGTCTCTTCGGATCCAAGTGGGGCGGTTACAGTACGGACAAATGGGGAGTATCTTCCACGCTTCTTGGGGGCATGGTGCTGCATGCGGCGGCACTGGTGATGCTCTCCGTCACCACGGCACTTTCGCCCGGACCGTTCCCTGTGATGGCCATCCTCGTCTTATGGTCCTTTGCCGCATGGTCTTCCGGACCTACGCAGCAGTTCAATCTGGTCCGCATCGAACCCAATTACTCGGGCATCATGCTGGGCCTGAACCAATCCATGATGCAGCTTGCGATGGCCGCGGGAGCGGGAATCGGCGGGATTGCCGTGGAGCTGGTCTCCTTGTCTTTGATTACCTGGCTGGCGGTGATCGGTGTGGTGATCGCGATCCTGGCTTCCCTGGTGCTGAATTCCATGTTCAACGAAAAAGCGGTGCAGTCTTCAAGCCATATCCGGAAGCCCTCTTCGCAGAGCTGA
- a CDS encoding ABC transporter permease yields MSRSSAQQPLLSQTVLKPRRAMGLRRDYQLYLLMILPIAYFIVFKYVPMYGAAIAFQNYSIFQGVSGSEWVGFDNFRQLFAMSQFYQVVRNTLLLNFLDLFFSFPAPIVLALLLNELRVVWFKKVAQTILYLPHFISWIIIGGLVYQMFATNGGLVNNLIVSLGLEAVPFLTEKTIWVLVYLGTGIWHSAGWGTIIYLAALTGINKELYEAAEVDGAGRMKKMWHITLPGIRSTIVVMLIMQLGHIMTIGFERPFVMGNPLVMDYAEVISTFVYKSGLQAAQFSLATAMGLFQALVGLIFVVLANTIAKRFGEQGIW; encoded by the coding sequence ATGAGCAGAAGTTCGGCACAGCAGCCGCTGTTGTCGCAGACCGTGTTGAAACCCCGCCGGGCGATGGGGTTGCGGAGGGATTACCAGCTGTATCTGTTGATGATCCTTCCCATTGCGTATTTCATCGTGTTCAAGTACGTACCGATGTACGGCGCGGCGATTGCATTCCAGAATTATAGTATTTTCCAAGGCGTTTCCGGCAGTGAGTGGGTCGGATTCGATAACTTCCGGCAGCTCTTCGCGATGAGCCAGTTCTACCAAGTGGTGAGGAATACGCTGCTGCTGAATTTCCTGGACCTCTTCTTCTCGTTCCCCGCACCGATTGTTCTTGCGCTCCTGCTGAACGAGCTGAGAGTGGTCTGGTTCAAAAAGGTGGCGCAGACGATCCTGTACCTGCCTCACTTTATCTCCTGGATCATCATCGGCGGCCTCGTGTACCAGATGTTCGCCACAAACGGAGGGCTCGTCAATAATCTGATCGTCAGTCTGGGGCTGGAGGCCGTTCCTTTCCTGACGGAAAAGACGATCTGGGTGCTCGTGTACCTGGGAACCGGGATCTGGCACAGCGCAGGCTGGGGGACGATCATCTACTTGGCGGCGTTAACGGGAATCAACAAGGAGCTCTATGAAGCGGCTGAGGTGGACGGGGCCGGCCGAATGAAGAAGATGTGGCATATTACACTGCCGGGGATCCGCTCGACGATTGTGGTCATGCTCATCATGCAGCTCGGCCATATCATGACGATCGGCTTCGAGCGGCCGTTCGTGATGGGCAATCCGCTCGTCATGGATTATGCGGAAGTCATCAGCACCTTCGTGTATAAGTCGGGTCTGCAGGCGGCTCAATTCTCGCTGGCGACGGCGATGGGGCTGTTCCAGGCACTGGTGGGACTGATCTTCGTCGTACTGGCGAATACGATCGCCAAGCGCTTCGGGGAGCAGGGAATATGGTAG
- a CDS encoding carbohydrate ABC transporter permease has translation MKTGTLRKTPGFRLVDAVIMLIVGAVMLICLLPFLHIIAISLSSKHAVLSNLVTIFPREIDFHAYEIVFQDSRMLWSMGLTIVLTVSYTLISMVMSICAAYPLTKENLKGRSAFMMLIVFTMFFSGGLIPEYLLVKQLSLLDNLMALIVPGMISAFNLIILRTFFTSIPASLEESAYLDGSSHIGTLIRIVLPLSLPVLATLSLFYAVSRWNGFMDALFYITNADLYPIQLKLYQVVMNSMVTDLTAQEGAAQVDVVPEGIKAASIMFATTPILIVYPWLQRYFVSGVMIGAVKG, from the coding sequence ATGAAAACAGGAACATTACGGAAAACGCCGGGATTTCGGCTTGTGGACGCCGTCATCATGCTGATCGTCGGAGCGGTGATGCTCATTTGTCTCCTGCCCTTTCTGCATATCATCGCCATCTCGTTGAGTTCCAAGCATGCCGTTCTGTCGAATCTGGTTACGATTTTTCCGCGGGAGATTGACTTTCACGCCTATGAGATCGTCTTCCAGGATTCAAGAATGCTGTGGTCCATGGGCTTGACCATCGTACTGACGGTATCGTATACGCTCATCAGTATGGTGATGAGCATCTGTGCGGCGTATCCGCTGACGAAGGAGAATCTGAAAGGGAGATCCGCATTTATGATGCTCATCGTCTTCACGATGTTCTTCAGCGGCGGATTGATTCCCGAATACTTGCTGGTGAAGCAGCTCAGTCTGCTCGACAATCTAATGGCACTCATCGTGCCGGGGATGATCAGCGCATTCAACCTGATCATCCTGCGGACGTTCTTCACATCGATCCCGGCGAGCCTGGAAGAATCGGCTTACCTGGACGGAAGCTCCCACATCGGCACGCTGATCCGGATCGTTCTTCCGCTCTCCCTGCCGGTGCTGGCGACCCTCAGCCTCTTTTATGCGGTATCGAGATGGAACGGCTTTATGGATGCCCTCTTCTACATTACGAATGCCGATCTGTATCCGATCCAGCTGAAGCTGTACCAGGTCGTCATGAACAGCATGGTCACGGATTTGACGGCGCAGGAGGGGGCGGCTCAGGTCGATGTCGTGCCGGAAGGCATCAAGGCGGCCAGCATCATGTTCGCCACTACGCCGATCTTGATCGTATACCCGTGGCTTCAACGGTATTTTGTTTCCGGCGTCATGATCGGTGCGGTCAAAGGGTGA
- a CDS encoding extracellular solute-binding protein: MNEKHSKWFRMLAAALMLTGMLSACSSPSKEASQDASGGAAGKDPVTLKVEVFDRGNAPAGAGPVTDNFWTQWIQKNFGDPNNIKLQFVPVPRNQEVDKLNVLMATGDAPDLVFTYDLNTINNYVKSGGLTELGKLIDDHGPNLKKFLGPDVLSYGVFSGKQYTIPAKRPLQHTQSSYIRKDWLDKLGLPVPKTTEEFYNAMKAFKEKDPGQTGGKVIPYSFSAMNGTTISTPGVLISSFVKPLSEEDFYATPELLKPGYKEGVRYLNKMNQEGLINPDFALDKDGKTFERDVANGYVGAFTALAAHPALMGPGNVFDTLQKNVPGAEYAAMDPFTNEEGRTPKAIYDPVGLHILIPKSSKHAAEAIQYLDWMSKPDVLFTLTNGIEGQHHTVENGFPKAITTDEAKKTFYNNTDIALVINGKDFGSQDKNIEATSLAFPSYTELAKQTIKNALKDGYTNPRFDRPIDSEIKYSKTLADKAQEAVVKSILAKPNEFDGVFDSKAAEYVKLGGQAVMDEKRAAYKEMKK, encoded by the coding sequence ATGAATGAAAAGCATAGCAAATGGTTCCGTATGTTGGCGGCGGCCTTGATGCTGACAGGGATGCTGTCCGCTTGTTCCAGCCCATCCAAGGAAGCTTCGCAGGATGCCTCCGGAGGCGCAGCGGGCAAAGACCCCGTCACCTTGAAGGTGGAGGTATTCGACCGGGGCAATGCGCCTGCCGGGGCGGGTCCGGTAACCGATAACTTCTGGACGCAGTGGATTCAGAAGAACTTCGGAGATCCGAACAACATCAAGCTGCAGTTTGTGCCGGTCCCGCGGAATCAGGAGGTGGATAAGCTCAATGTCCTCATGGCTACCGGTGACGCGCCCGATCTTGTATTCACTTATGACCTCAACACGATTAATAACTATGTGAAAAGCGGCGGTCTGACCGAGCTCGGCAAGCTGATCGACGACCATGGACCGAATCTCAAGAAGTTCCTGGGCCCGGACGTGCTCTCCTATGGGGTCTTCAGCGGCAAGCAGTATACGATCCCGGCCAAGAGACCTTTGCAGCACACCCAGTCTTCCTATATCCGCAAGGATTGGCTCGATAAGCTGGGGCTGCCGGTTCCGAAGACGACCGAAGAATTCTACAACGCCATGAAAGCGTTTAAGGAGAAGGACCCCGGGCAGACCGGCGGCAAAGTGATTCCGTACTCCTTCAGCGCCATGAACGGTACGACCATTTCCACTCCGGGCGTCCTGATCAGCTCGTTCGTGAAGCCATTGTCCGAGGAAGATTTCTACGCCACACCGGAGCTTCTGAAGCCAGGGTACAAAGAGGGCGTCCGGTACCTGAATAAGATGAATCAGGAAGGCTTGATCAATCCAGACTTCGCGCTGGATAAGGACGGCAAGACCTTCGAGAGGGATGTGGCGAACGGGTATGTCGGCGCCTTCACGGCACTGGCCGCCCACCCGGCCTTGATGGGGCCGGGCAACGTCTTCGATACGCTCCAAAAGAACGTTCCGGGTGCCGAGTATGCCGCCATGGATCCCTTCACGAATGAGGAAGGCAGGACACCGAAGGCCATCTATGATCCGGTCGGCTTGCACATCCTGATTCCGAAGTCGAGCAAGCATGCGGCGGAGGCGATCCAATATCTGGACTGGATGTCCAAGCCGGACGTCCTGTTCACGCTGACCAACGGCATCGAAGGCCAGCATCATACGGTGGAGAACGGCTTCCCTAAGGCGATCACGACCGATGAAGCGAAGAAAACCTTCTATAATAACACCGATATTGCGCTCGTCATCAACGGCAAAGACTTCGGGTCCCAGGATAAAAATATAGAAGCGACCTCCCTTGCATTCCCGAGCTATACGGAGCTGGCGAAGCAGACGATCAAGAATGCGCTCAAGGACGGGTATACGAATCCCCGCTTTGACCGCCCGATCGACTCCGAGATCAAGTACAGCAAAACGCTTGCGGACAAAGCACAGGAGGCTGTTGTGAAGAGTATTCTCGCCAAGCCGAATGAGTTCGATGGAGTCTTCGATTCGAAAGCCGCTGAATATGTGAAGCTGGGCGGCCAAGCCGTCATGGATGAAAAGAGGGCGGCTTACAAGGAAATGAAGAAGTAA
- a CDS encoding helix-turn-helix domain-containing protein → MKAINSNYIKRMLLSYLPILLVTVSMLIFIFISIINEINVRNAIQANQLTAAFVKNMVDSTLKGISFDAQKMIETSGELQLYLDGPTDRAREFDVSNMLSGLMVRYGLIDSIYLYRAKDGRVLDQSASRPIGQFPDRGYLRSSVERILTGVWSSPRVKENEVRTVSTLVHVTSLGLKIPRDSGSLGYLVINIKVSSLELLISQMIDRNVTQAQLFDTQGQPFFDGNGLAPSNNSLNAETVSDYTGWTYRMSIKGGRLLDLLFHGSTVWVTLALGAIVFAFGSTFYVTRRNYKPIEAILHRIDRFASVVKTAGPKENKNEFAFIDQAIERLITNNMVFQEKQQENLVIRRQQFLQTLLKGEFEDDRATWQQEWQHFGLEAGHFIVALLELDHYVQFGLKYSPNDQSLFKFIISSVAVESAEQQGRRIIAEWISKNQLVLLLLSDEGESLEHHLLQLSEQVRSWVEKHLEFTVTIGIGSAAHRESDIGRSFEDAAAAVSCKVTLGVNQIIDAVELQERQGGEWFDYLEMIRTIVRKLRMSESGWPGELLRLFHEMRVRHLRKDDVERLLHYLVFQLDYEMAETLPDEAKAWLQDAKPAMLLALGQSDTLEQLERCFLIALEGLADHVRALVQNQRHHGLLSEIRSYVEGHYRDPNLSLTMLSDRFEINAKYLSQLFKESFGQNFIDFLMSLRMEHAKQLLRESEVSVQDISEMVGYVNTTSFIRAFKKFVGLSPGQYREAQSKEGVRSIH, encoded by the coding sequence ATGAAAGCGATCAATTCCAACTACATTAAGAGAATGCTGCTGTCCTATCTCCCCATCCTCCTGGTTACGGTCAGCATGCTGATCTTCATCTTCATTTCCATCATCAACGAAATTAATGTCCGAAACGCCATTCAGGCGAATCAGCTTACCGCCGCATTCGTCAAGAACATGGTGGACAGCACGCTCAAAGGCATCTCCTTCGACGCACAGAAAATGATCGAAACGAGCGGAGAGCTGCAGCTGTACCTCGACGGTCCAACGGACCGGGCACGGGAATTCGATGTCTCCAATATGCTGAGCGGCCTTATGGTGCGGTACGGGCTTATCGATTCTATCTATCTGTACCGGGCAAAAGACGGCAGGGTGCTCGACCAAAGTGCGAGCCGTCCCATCGGCCAGTTTCCGGACAGGGGGTATCTCCGCAGCTCGGTGGAGCGGATCCTGACAGGCGTCTGGTCTTCGCCGCGGGTGAAGGAAAACGAGGTGCGGACGGTGTCCACCTTGGTACACGTTACCTCCCTGGGACTTAAAATTCCCCGGGATTCCGGCAGTCTGGGCTATCTGGTCATCAATATCAAGGTTTCGTCGCTCGAATTATTGATCAGCCAGATGATCGACCGGAACGTGACGCAGGCGCAGCTGTTCGATACGCAGGGGCAGCCCTTTTTCGATGGGAACGGCCTTGCGCCCTCCAACAACAGTCTGAACGCGGAGACCGTGTCGGATTATACGGGCTGGACCTACCGGATGAGTATTAAAGGCGGCAGGCTGCTTGATCTTCTGTTCCACGGAAGCACGGTGTGGGTTACGCTGGCTCTCGGGGCCATTGTCTTTGCGTTCGGCTCCACCTTCTATGTCACCCGGCGCAACTATAAGCCCATCGAAGCCATTCTGCACCGGATTGACCGGTTCGCTTCCGTGGTGAAGACGGCCGGCCCCAAGGAGAACAAGAATGAGTTCGCCTTTATCGATCAGGCTATTGAACGGCTGATTACGAACAATATGGTCTTTCAGGAAAAGCAGCAGGAGAACCTCGTCATCCGCAGGCAGCAGTTTCTGCAAACCCTGCTCAAAGGGGAATTTGAGGACGACCGGGCGACCTGGCAGCAGGAATGGCAGCATTTTGGGCTGGAGGCAGGGCATTTTATTGTGGCTCTGCTGGAGCTGGACCATTATGTGCAGTTCGGCCTGAAATACAGTCCGAATGACCAGTCCCTGTTCAAATTCATCATCAGCAGCGTCGCCGTCGAGAGCGCCGAGCAGCAAGGCCGGAGAATCATAGCCGAGTGGATCTCCAAGAATCAGCTCGTGCTTCTGCTCCTATCGGATGAAGGCGAGTCGCTCGAGCACCATCTGCTGCAGCTGTCGGAGCAGGTTCGAAGCTGGGTGGAGAAGCACCTGGAATTCACGGTGACGATCGGCATCGGTTCGGCGGCACACCGCGAATCGGACATAGGCCGTTCGTTTGAGGACGCGGCGGCGGCCGTAAGCTGCAAGGTGACGCTGGGCGTGAATCAAATTATCGATGCGGTCGAGCTCCAAGAACGGCAGGGCGGCGAATGGTTCGACTACCTGGAGATGATCCGCACGATCGTTCGCAAGCTGCGGATGTCGGAGTCCGGATGGCCGGGAGAGCTCCTGCGGCTGTTCCATGAGATGAGGGTCCGGCACCTTCGCAAAGATGATGTCGAGCGGCTGCTGCACTATCTGGTGTTTCAGCTGGATTACGAGATGGCGGAGACGCTGCCGGATGAGGCCAAGGCATGGCTTCAGGACGCCAAGCCGGCCATGCTCCTTGCCCTGGGGCAATCGGATACCCTGGAGCAGCTGGAGCGCTGTTTTCTTATCGCCTTGGAAGGGCTGGCGGACCATGTCAGGGCGCTGGTGCAGAATCAGCGCCATCATGGGCTGTTAAGTGAAATCCGCAGTTACGTGGAAGGGCACTACAGGGACCCGAATCTGTCTCTCACTATGCTGAGCGACCGGTTTGAGATCAATGCCAAGTATTTAAGTCAGCTTTTCAAAGAAAGCTTCGGCCAGAACTTCATTGATTTCCTGATGAGTCTGAGAATGGAGCATGCCAAACAATTGCTGCGGGAGTCGGAGGTTTCGGTGCAGGACATCTCGGAAATGGTGGGCTATGTCAATACGACTTCGTTCATTAGAGCCTTCAAGAAATTCGTCGGGCTGTCGCCGGGACAATACCGCGAGGCTCAAAGTAAAGAGGGAGTACGCAGTATCCATTGA
- a CDS encoding DUF6933 domain-containing protein produces MIVLKFTQALLKDMKAVPMECHDSGELSLFHWHVNIYQLNRRKHIVFINDLSRLCILIDGIRSGQVTRLQEKFLLTLRTYMASEGIGEAVMDTYLREGSEIMISKTNSRSVLGTMKEATYFTEDDFGDDLSRLQWINRLFYKPIDYRNPIKVFKEAITLHYEGKRTDSAFPSKSEK; encoded by the coding sequence TTGATCGTACTTAAATTTACCCAGGCCTTGTTGAAAGACATGAAGGCCGTACCGATGGAGTGCCATGACAGCGGAGAGCTATCCCTCTTTCATTGGCACGTCAATATCTATCAGTTAAACCGCCGGAAGCATATAGTTTTTATCAATGACCTGTCACGGTTGTGTATCCTCATTGACGGGATCCGAAGCGGTCAAGTCACTCGCTTGCAAGAGAAATTCTTACTGACGCTCAGAACCTATATGGCCAGTGAAGGAATAGGGGAAGCTGTGATGGATACCTACTTGAGAGAAGGTTCTGAGATCATGATATCCAAAACGAACAGCCGAAGCGTGTTAGGAACCATGAAAGAAGCCACTTATTTCACAGAGGATGATTTTGGGGATGATCTCAGCCGGCTGCAATGGATAAATCGACTGTTTTATAAACCGATTGATTATCGCAATCCTATCAAAGTTTTCAAGGAAGCGATCACCCTTCATTATGAAGGGAAGAGGACAGATTCGGCATTTCCAAGCAAGAGTGAGAAGTAA
- a CDS encoding FecCD family ABC transporter permease: MNKPVQPVIRSRPVTAALIMVGGTIALLLGLGLSISVGASDIRLHTVWEALFHFNPEATQHRIIQDLRMPRALAGAMVGACFAVSGAIMQGMTRNPLADPGLLGVNAGAGLALALCFAFLPNLPFQYLILLSFLGAAVGSGLVYGIGALAKGGLTPVRLALAGATVSALLVALSEGTAIYSHMAQDLAFWHAGGMAGTKWLQVKMMAPWVAAGVIGAMLLSRSVTLLSLGEEMAVGLGIRTGWIKLCGSVLVLVLAGAAVSAVGPIGFVGLVIPHVARYFVGSDYRWIVPCSAVLGGLLMVFADIGARLVNPPFETPIGAVIALLGVPFFIYLARRERREL; the protein is encoded by the coding sequence ATGAATAAACCGGTTCAGCCTGTGATCCGGTCGCGTCCGGTGACGGCCGCGCTGATTATGGTTGGAGGGACAATCGCACTCCTGCTTGGCCTTGGTCTATCGATATCGGTTGGCGCTTCGGACATCCGTCTCCATACCGTTTGGGAGGCGCTGTTTCATTTTAATCCCGAAGCGACGCAGCACCGGATCATTCAGGATCTCCGCATGCCCAGAGCCTTGGCCGGGGCTATGGTCGGCGCCTGCTTTGCCGTGTCGGGAGCGATCATGCAGGGGATGACGCGCAATCCTCTGGCCGATCCCGGGCTGCTTGGAGTGAATGCCGGAGCCGGGCTGGCGCTTGCTCTCTGCTTTGCGTTTTTGCCGAACCTGCCGTTCCAGTACCTGATTCTGCTCTCATTCCTGGGCGCTGCCGTAGGAAGCGGTCTGGTGTACGGGATCGGTGCGCTTGCCAAAGGCGGGTTGACGCCCGTTCGGCTTGCGCTTGCCGGAGCGACGGTCAGCGCACTGCTCGTAGCACTCAGCGAAGGAACGGCGATCTATTCCCATATGGCGCAGGATCTGGCCTTCTGGCATGCCGGAGGGATGGCCGGCACGAAGTGGCTGCAGGTCAAGATGATGGCACCCTGGGTGGCTGCGGGTGTGATTGGCGCCATGCTGTTATCCCGGTCCGTTACCCTGCTCAGCCTGGGCGAAGAGATGGCGGTCGGACTGGGCATCCGGACCGGGTGGATTAAGCTCTGCGGCTCGGTGCTGGTGCTGGTGCTCGCCGGGGCTGCCGTGTCGGCGGTCGGACCGATCGGCTTTGTCGGCCTGGTGATTCCGCACGTAGCCCGGTACTTCGTCGGAAGCGACTACCGCTGGATCGTTCCCTGCTCGGCCGTACTCGGCGGTTTGCTTATGGTATTTGCCGATATCGGCGCCAGATTGGTGAACCCGCCATTCGAGACGCCGATCGGTGCAGTGATCGCCCTGCTTGGGGTACCCTTCTTTATTTATTTGGCACGCAGGGAAAGGAGGGAGCTGTAG
- a CDS encoding FecCD family ABC transporter permease, with amino-acid sequence MAHLQAAPDRNHRTARAAAVITGLCVLILLAFIISMNTGVIRLAPVDVARTLFGGGTDQQKLILFDFRLPRIVISLLVGAGFAVSGAILQGVSRNALADPGLLGINAGAGLAVVLYISFFPVKEEAPVFFMPLLALLGAGTAAALVYLLAYKKEQGISSTRLILIGIAVAAGMGALMLVLTIRLDPKNYQFVAVWLAGSIWGTSWKYVTAVLPWMLVLLPLVFYKARVLDVLHLGEQVAAGLGVAIERERRRLLAAAVVLAGVCVAVGGGIGFVGLIGPHLARLLVGPKHRYLLPASALTGALMLLVADTLGRWILQPTEVPTGIVVAVIGAPYFLYLLSRSKA; translated from the coding sequence GTGGCACATTTGCAAGCGGCTCCGGACAGGAATCATCGTACAGCACGTGCCGCAGCCGTGATCACAGGCCTGTGTGTACTGATCCTCCTTGCTTTCATCATCAGCATGAATACAGGGGTGATCCGTCTCGCTCCCGTCGATGTGGCCCGAACGCTCTTTGGGGGCGGCACGGACCAGCAGAAGCTCATTTTATTTGATTTCCGGCTGCCCCGCATCGTGATCTCCCTGCTCGTTGGGGCAGGGTTCGCCGTATCGGGAGCGATTCTTCAGGGCGTCTCCCGCAATGCGCTGGCCGATCCTGGCCTGCTCGGGATCAATGCCGGAGCCGGACTGGCGGTCGTCTTGTATATTTCCTTCTTTCCTGTCAAAGAGGAGGCCCCCGTATTCTTCATGCCGCTTCTTGCCCTGCTTGGAGCGGGAACCGCGGCGGCACTGGTCTACCTGCTTGCCTACAAGAAGGAGCAGGGGATTTCTTCCACCCGGCTGATTCTCATCGGTATTGCCGTTGCGGCGGGCATGGGAGCATTGATGCTCGTGCTGACGATCCGTCTGGATCCGAAGAATTATCAATTCGTCGCGGTGTGGCTTGCAGGCAGCATATGGGGGACGAGCTGGAAGTATGTCACGGCCGTTCTTCCCTGGATGCTCGTGCTGCTTCCCTTGGTCTTCTACAAGGCCCGCGTGCTGGATGTGCTGCACTTGGGAGAACAGGTTGCGGCCGGGCTCGGGGTTGCCATCGAACGGGAACGCCGTAGGCTGCTGGCGGCAGCCGTAGTGCTGGCCGGCGTATGTGTCGCGGTCGGCGGAGGGATCGGCTTCGTCGGTCTGATCGGCCCGCATCTGGCCAGGCTCCTCGTTGGGCCGAAGCACCGGTACCTGCTGCCGGCTTCGGCGCTTACCGGCGCTCTGATGCTGCTCGTAGCCGATACGCTGGGCCGGTGGATTTTGCAGCCGACCGAAGTGCCCACCGGCATTGTCGTAGCGGTGATCGGCGCACCGTATTTTTTATACCTGCTGTCAAGATCCAAAGCCTGA
- a CDS encoding ABC transporter substrate-binding protein translates to MKKKHTYSLLGVVLGAAIAASGCASSTEQGAAGSSSPAPAASEAAKPAAERTMKDALGHEVKIPANPQRIIGSYLEDHLVTLGVKPVAQWSVSNGKSVQVYLQKELNGIPTIPSDLPFESVMSFTPDLILVDSAEQVAGDKYAQYAKIAPTFTVGSGVNNDWRQELLTVGEVLNKSAEAKKALENYDLKVKDAKEQLQKAIGTQSVAVLWVTAKAVYVPNEKLSSGDVLYRDLGLTPPDEIKEISKTATANWNPIATEKLAQMKIDHMFIVNSKGVTKEELLKDPVYAGIPAVKNGHVYEYDQSASWLYTGTIANSQMIDNVMTSILKK, encoded by the coding sequence ATGAAGAAGAAACATACATACTCGTTATTGGGAGTCGTATTAGGCGCCGCCATCGCAGCGAGCGGCTGCGCAAGCTCGACCGAGCAGGGGGCTGCAGGCAGCTCTTCTCCTGCCCCTGCGGCATCCGAAGCGGCCAAGCCTGCGGCTGAACGGACGATGAAAGACGCACTGGGGCACGAAGTGAAGATCCCGGCGAACCCGCAGCGCATTATCGGCTCCTATCTGGAGGATCACCTGGTCACTCTTGGTGTCAAGCCTGTCGCCCAGTGGTCGGTCAGCAATGGAAAATCGGTACAGGTCTATCTGCAGAAAGAGCTGAACGGAATTCCTACGATTCCAAGCGATCTTCCCTTCGAATCGGTCATGAGCTTTACTCCGGACTTGATCCTCGTGGATAGTGCGGAGCAGGTGGCCGGAGACAAATATGCCCAATATGCCAAAATCGCCCCGACATTCACGGTAGGGAGCGGAGTCAACAATGATTGGCGGCAGGAGCTGCTGACGGTGGGCGAGGTGTTGAACAAGAGCGCGGAGGCCAAAAAAGCCTTGGAGAACTATGATCTCAAGGTGAAGGATGCCAAGGAGCAGCTGCAGAAGGCGATCGGCACTCAGTCCGTGGCCGTTCTCTGGGTAACCGCCAAAGCTGTATATGTTCCCAATGAGAAATTATCAAGCGGTGACGTGCTCTACCGGGATCTTGGGCTGACTCCGCCGGATGAAATCAAAGAAATTTCCAAAACGGCAACCGCGAACTGGAATCCCATTGCAACCGAGAAGCTGGCTCAGATGAAGATTGATCATATGTTTATCGTGAACAGCAAGGGCGTCACGAAAGAAGAGCTGCTGAAGGATCCGGTATATGCCGGCATTCCCGCAGTGAAGAACGGGCATGTCTATGAATATGATCAGTCGGCTAGCTGGTTGTACACCGGAACGATTGCGAACAGCCAGATGATCGACAATGTCATGACGAGCATTCTCAAGAAGTAA